A stretch of Zymoseptoria tritici IPO323 chromosome 1, whole genome shotgun sequence DNA encodes these proteins:
- the PGK1 gene encoding phosphoglycerate kinase yields MSLTSKLAITDVDLKDKRVLIRVDFNVPLDKEQKITNNQRIVGAVPTIKYAIEKGAKAVVLMSHLGRPDGSVQAKYSLKPVVPELEKLLSTKVTFAADCVGPETEKIVNGQSNGGVVLLENLRFHAEEEGSSKDKDGNKTKADKADVEKFRKGLTALGDVYINDAFGTAHRAHSSMVGVDLPQKASGFLVKKELEYFAKALENPQRPFLAILGGAKVSDKIQLIENMLDKVNSLIICGGMAFTFKKVLDDMKIGNSLYDEAGAKKVKELVEKAKSKNVEITLPVDYITADKFDANAKTGYAEDKDGIEDGWMGLDCGDKSIALFKKTIDNAKTILWNGPPGVFEMKAFEKGTRATMDAAVAAAQSGKIVIIGGGDTATVAAQYGVEDKLSHVSTGGGASLELLEGKDLPGVSALSEKS; encoded by the exons ATGTCTCTTACCAGCAAGCTCGCCATTACCGACGTCGACCTCAAGGACAAGCGTGTCCTCATCCGG GTCGACTTCAACGTCCCTCTCGACAAGGAGCAGAAGATCACCAACAATCAGCGTATCGTCGGTGCCGTGCCAACCATCAAATATGCCATCGAGAAAGGTGCCAAGGCAGTCGTGCTCATGTCCCACCTCGGTCGTCCCGATGGCTCCGTCCAAGCCAAGTACTCCTTGAAGCCGGTCGTGCCAGAGCTCGAGAAGCTTCTCAGCACCAAGGTCACCTTCGCCGCCGACTGCGTTGGGCCCGAGACGGAGAAGATTGTGAATGGACAATCAAACGGCGGTGTCGTGCTGCTGGAGAACCTGCGTTTccacgccgaggaggagggctcGTCGAAAGACAAGGATGGCAACAAGACCAAGGCGGACAAGGCGGATGTTGAGAAGTTCCGCAAGGGCTTGACCGCTCTGGGAGATGTCTACATCAACGACGCCTTTGGCACTGCCCACCGTGCGCACAGCTCAATGGTCGGCGTGGACCTCCCACAGAAGGCTTCCGGTTTCCTCGTGAAGAAGGAGCTGGAGTACTTCGCCAAGGCATTGGAGAACCCGCAGCGACCTTTCCTCGCCATCTTGGGAGGTGCAAAGGTCTCCGACAAGATTCAGCTGATCGAGAACATGTTGGACAAGGTCAACTCGCTGATCATCTGCGGCGGCATGGCTTTCACGTTCAAGAAGGTGCTCGACGACATGAAGATCGGCAACTCGCTCTATGATGAGGCTGGCGCGAAGAAGGTCAAGGAATTGGTCGAGAAGGCCAAGAGCAAGAACGTGGAGATCACTCTGCCAGTCGACTACATCACCGCCGACAAGTTTGACGCCAACGCGAAGACTGGCTACGCAGAGGACAAGGACGGTATCGAGGACGGCTGGATGGGTCTGGACTGCGGCGACAAGTCGATCGCGCTGTTCAAGAAGACCATCGACAACGCAAAGACGATCCTGTGGAATGGTCCACCGGGTGTGTTTGAGATGAAGGCGTTCGAGAAGGGTACTCGTGCTACCATGGACGCTGCTGTTGCGGCTGCGCAGAGCGGCAAGATTGTCATCATCGGGGGTGGCGATACGGCTACAGTTGCTGCGCAGTATGGGGTTGAGGATAAGCTCAGCCATGTGTCTACTGGTGGTGGTGCTAGCTTGGAGCTGCTCGAGGGCAAGGACCTGCCTGGTG